CCAGTGTACTAAAGGGGAATTTGAGGCTGAGAGTGACTGGGTAGCGTTTTTTGATGGCAGAGATGACCCAGTCCTGGCCTTCCTTTGGGAATGATAAAACCGAAAAATCCGTTGCTGccaaggcgattccgactcatggtgaacctataggacagagtagaactgccccatagggtttccaaggagtggctggtagattcaaaccactgaccttcgggttagcagccaaatgcttaatcactgcgccaccagggccccttgtgaATGATAGCAGTGACTAACAGTAATAGTATATTAGTCCTTTGGGGCTGCTGTACAAATGGCCATACATTGGGTGGCTTAGAACAACAGGTTTATTCTCACCACCCTGCAgaccagaagttcaaattcagggtgtccacAGGGCCTCGGTGCCTCTGCAGGCTCTAGGGAAgggtccttcctttcttctttctagtttctggtgactCCAAGCATTCCTGgacttgtggccacatcactccaatctctgcctctgtcgttacatggccttctcccctgtgtctccctgtctctcttgaATAAGGAAGGACCCCAGTCAGATAGGATTAGGGCCCACTCCACTCTAGTAGGagctcatgttaacctaactgataatatcttcaaagaccctgtttcccaACAAGGTCATCTCCATGGGTACCAGGGTCAGGAcatgaacatatcttttggggggatacacAGTTCAAGCCATATAAATAGTCACCAGTTATATCACATTGCATACAGAACACACAGCCTGGAGGGAAGGCTTGTTTTTGTTACCATATAGGGGAACTATGGTAGGGGAAGTTAAGATCGCAACTGGGATTTCAACCCATAGCCTGCACGCTTGACCACTAGGCTGTTCTGTACATTACTTTTCCGTTGTGGGGgtatgtgggggtgtgtgtgagtgtgtcccACCCAGGAGTTTGTGTCCAACAGCGCTATCCTGGGGGCTGAGGGGGGAGATGTAGCCCTGCCTTTGGGTCTGAGCAGGGAGGCAGGGCCCTGACCTGGGGGTCTGAGGGGGATAGGATCCTGCCCTGGGGGCTTTGTCGGGGGACACATAGCCCTGCCTTGGGGGTCTGAAGTGGGAGACAGAGGGTCTGAGGGAGTTCACAGCCCCATCCTGGGAGTCTAGGGTGGGGAGACAGTACAAAACGTACGCTTCCCCAGACTTGAGCTGGCTTGGAGATGCCACCCATTTACCTCtgaggtgggtgggtgtgtggccCCCCCTCCTTTCTCCCGCCTGTGTGTCACCTTGCATCCGGTGTCTCCCTGCACTCCTCCCTTCTGGACCCCTCCCCACCCGCCTGGCGCCACTGCAGAACCTGATCTGACCTACGGGAAGCAAAGGCTGTTTGTTCTCCCTGCCGGCATCCTGGCCACCCCAAACCGGCCCCGATCACTTTCCAGGGTGGCCCTGTGTGACTGGGCCCCCAGAGCACCATCCTGCCACCATCACTCAGTGTTGTAACATCCCCACCTTCTGCATGTAACCCCTCCCTCCAGGGAGCTGTGCACCAGCCCTGACTAAGGCCACATCGGTCCTAGACcccacaggactgggtagtttgGGGCACCATGCTCCAGGCTGACCTGACATAGGATGAAATAGGCTTCTGGCTGCCACAGCCCTCTGTCCAAGAAGGGTGTTGGTCCTTCCTGCCTTTTGCTGGGTCCAGGGTGCTGAGAGTGAGGCAACACAGGGGGGCTGGGTACCAAGTGGGTCTTTCTGCAGAAATACCCTCTCTCTTCCTCACTGCTCACTAGctggtgaccctgggcaagtggcTTAACCTCTGTGAGTCTCAGGTTTCCCGTCTTTACAATGGAAACTGCCAAAGTCTTCACAGCATGGAGCCTTGGGGCTGTGTTTCTTGGCTGCCCCTACAGACCACTGCAAAAAACACCTCTCAGTTCTGAAAGGCCTCTGCAGCTGGGAGGTTTCTGCAGCCGAGGTCCAAGCAGGGTGGATGGAGCAAATCCCAGTAACCTCACACTTCCTGCATTCCAATGTTGCAGAGCCTAGCTGTGGTCCCCACCGCTCTCTGCCCCCAAATCAGTGCCTGCCTCGAGCAATTACCTTCCATTCCATTTACATTCTGGGTTGACACTGGTTCCTGTATCATGGACAATAATGGTAACACCTAGAGCTGATGAGTGTGTGGGTCAGGCATGGTGTTTGGCACATGGTCAGAATCCAAAAGCCAGTAGCTTCAAAAATCAATACAcagtgtggttaagtgctttcaATATTCCACTTAAGCCTGCTGTTGCAAAAATGGAACGTATCTGGAGTACTGGACGCTGTATGTGTCCTCCTGTGCCCCCCATTACCTCCACACCATCTGTGCATGGTGAAGGTCACTCAGGACAAACACCTGGAACTCTGCCTAGGGCCTCCTCTAGCTGCAGGAGTGTATCCACCCCAGCATAGGGACGGCAGGAAGTTCAAGGAGTTAACAGCCCCGGAAGCAGCTCTCACCAATGCCTGATGGGAATCAGAGGATATATGCCCCAGCTCCCTTGCCCCTGAAGTGGGGCTACTCTGAAGTGTATGCTCCTGAGGTCCCCATTGGGTTGGAGCCCTGGTTACCCATGGCATTATCCGCTCTTTGGCGCTCCCTGcagggctcctttccttcctgtctcAATTCCCCATCCCCCAGGGGGACTTCCTGGGATCAATTCTCAGATACCCCATAGGCCCTGAAATCCTCATCCTGGAATCTGTTTTCCAGGAAATGCAAATTAGGTTGGACGTGAATAAACAGCCCAGCTTCCTCGCCCCTCGGGGTGGGACCATTCTGAGGTGTGTGCTCTACGCTGTCTCCCTGAAGTCCCCAGCCAAACTGAGCCCCTGTTGCCTACAGTGTTTGGCGCCTCTTACAGCtctcctttcttccctgtctcagcCCCCTACCCCCCAGGGGGTTCCTTGGGTTGCCTCCCAGATAAAGCACATGCTCACAAATCATCTCAGGGTCTGGTTCTGGAGACCCCAAACCAAGATAAGATCTTTGAAAGACATTGACTACGCCCTAAAATGCACCAGAATGCTGATAGCTGCTCTGTGGAATAATTGAGACgatccaaccaaaaccaaacccactgccatcgagtcaattctgactcatggcgacccaggtgttagagagcagaactgctccacagggttttcttggctgtattctttcCAGAAGCAGGTTGTTAGGCCTTCCTTCCACGGCATTGGTACATGAGTCTGAACTACCGACATCTAAGTTAGTATTTGTGTGGAAACCATTTACCACATCCAGGGACCTCTTGGTACCCTTTCCTATTTGGTCCTTCTGGCTGTGCTTTGGGGATGGAGCTGTTATTCCTGTTTTATGAAGGTAAACTGAGGTGCAGGTCCCATGACTGTTGCTGAACCAGGGCTGTCCTGGAACATGCCAAACCCTGATCATGTGTCTCCTCTGAGACCAGTGACCTGAACGCTTGGCTCCAGTTCCGGGCCTGCCTCATCCCTTCCCACCTGATTCTGCTCTGTACAAAGATGCTCAGCTCCCTGTCCAGGGCAGGCTGAATGGGGCTGGGTTTTGGCCAGGCTGTGGGCAGCGCTCCCAGGAGCCTCCCAAAACCTTTCAGAGTTTGCTGAACTTCAGCTTGAGGTCTCAGGGGAAGGAGCAGAGACTGGACTACTGTGAGGTGCAAGGTGCCCAGGGCACAGAATTTAAGGAGGTGCTCACTTCCCAGCAGCGGCTGAGCCTGCACCAGCACCAGCCCAAGAGTGAGCACATTCTTACATTTTCAAAATTGAGGCAAATTTCACCTCACATAGACTTAACTGTTTTAAAGTGCacgattcagtggcatttagtccattcaccatgttgtgcaaccaccacttcTGTCTTGTTCCAAGAACAtactcatcaccccaaaaggaaaccctgtaccTGTTAGTAGTCAATCCCCGTTCCCCCTCCACCAAGCTcattgtgtgcccttgagtggattccgaatcataatgaccctaaaTTAGAGAGTAAAAccacctcatagagttttctaggctgtaatctttacacaagcagatcaccaggtctttctcccacagagcccctggtgggttctaaccgccaacctttcagttagcagttgagtgtttaaccagtgagccaccagggctccttcccaagctttaggcaaccactaatccactTTCCATGGCTATGGATTTacctgttctggatatttcacataaatggaatcgtaCACTATGTGGCCAGTTGTGTCTGGCCTGTCTCACTAAGCATcatatttttgaggttcatcaTGTCACAGTGTAtgttaggacttcatttctctttatggctgagtaatattccattgtatcgaTGGACCACAAGGTGTttgtccattcacctgttgatggatgcttgggttgtttccatcttctggctgttgtgaataacactgcaaaaaaCTCGAGCGAACAAGGATTTTACCTTCTTAAAATTTGTGCCCCCATCTCCTCCTGGCCCTGAGGATGAGGCCAGCACCTTCTGCTTCTGAGCTGGGGTCAGGGGTCTTCTGGGACCCCAGTATTTAGCTTTTAGCTCCCCCGACAGGTCAAAGACATTCCTCGTAGGCAGCCAGCCGgggctctctgtctctctcccctccCATCCCCACCCTCCCTGAGACCCCAGGACCCTGCCCCATTTCCAGAGTGTTTTAGAAACCTGAGACACCAGTGTGCCCCAGACACCTGCTCCATCCCAGAAGCCCCGCGTGGCGGGGTTCCAGCCACCACCACCATGTGCTCTGACATGCACAAGTGGCCTCATttctcaggcctcagtttccccatctgtgaaaggAGTTTTCCTGAGAATTAGCTGAGGCTGGTACAGCGCTTCGCTGGTGCCTGCAGTACTAGACACACACAAGGATGTTCTGTTTATTCTGATTTCATCCACTCTAAGAGCCAATGCTTACTGCATCTCCCCAAATGCGGTACGCCAAGTGAGACGCTCACGTTTGTTATCTCTTGACTCACCCCAcggaggaggaaatggaggctctaGGAGGTCTGCCCAGCTTCCCAGGGGCCAGAGAGGAGGCACAAAGCCTGGTGAGGCATCAGTTTTTTGTGTCTCACCAGCTTAGGGTCTGCTCAGGGACCAGCCCCCTGTTGGGTGTTatcacctccctgagcctctcTGTCCACTGGGTGGGGTCTTAGTGGGGCCTTCTCCTCTCCCTGGGCTCTGGAGCCCCATGGCTGAGAACGGACAAGCTGGGAGACTTCTGAGGACATTTCTCCATTTGGGTGAGGGTGGGGGACCAGGCAAAAAGCCTTGTgctgcagtagttaagcgcttggctgctaaccaagaggttggtggttcaaacccaccagtctctccgcagaaaaaagatgtggcagtctgcttccgtaaaggttcacaaccttggaaaccctatgggcagttctacattgtcctatagatagagagtcgctatgagtcggaatcaactcaaaggcaatggaatgGGGGCCGGGCCATCCCTACCCCTAGGGGGAGTTACTATGTCTGAGTGTTGGTGGGATTCGGGGTTCCAGACTGGGGTCTACAAGGGGCACATCCTGCCCCCACCCTGCTCTTGCACCCTACCCCTCAAGTGATGCAGAGACAGTGGACAGTCTGAGTTTATTTGTGGGCTGTGCGGGACAGGGGTGGGTGGGGAATCTCTGGAGACCCCTGGGTCTCTGTTCTTATCTATGCCAAGTCCTGTCAGCTCGAGGAGCCCCAGAAACTGCCCATCAGTCCCCCTTTTCCTGAAGGCAGTGGGAGCCCAGCCACCAGCCACCCGCCTTGCCCCTAACAGTGGCACAGGGTTGGGTGGCAAGATTGAGAACCTACTGTGCACAGGGCACTGGAGGGGCTCACACTGAGTCAGTCACACATGTCCCCCTCGTGGGAGCCCTGAGGAGGAACCACTTCctgacccattttacagatgaggaaaccgaggcacagggAGGGGAACCCCTCACCTGCAGGCATgtctctggccctgggctgctcTGAACTTGGCACATGGGTTTCAGACGCTCCCGGCCCAGGGGGCGCAGCAGGGAATCGCAGAGTCTGAAACTTGCGTGGTCTGCAGCATGGGGGCTACAGGACCCAGGTTCGAATCCTGGCTCTGATGCTCAGTATTGGCCGTGAGCCCCCTGATGAGTCACTGCCTCTCTCGgaacctcggtttcctcatctgtaaaatagatggAGGCATTCAGAGAACTGCCACCTGagtccccaccctccctcctgcctgtAACAGAACTTCATGCATTCTGGGTGGCCATGTTTCCCAGCTCTCCCTCTGCAGGGTGGTGTGACCGTGGGGCTCAGTGCTGGCCAGTTAGGTATAAGCAGGATGGTCCCAAGGCCTCCCAGGAAGGCTTTCTGAAGGCACTGACCcagccctggcctctgcccttccCTCCAAGTGAGGAGGTGAaggctggagccctggcagctATTTTGTACCACGAGGCATCCTTGAGGGTCCACCAAAAAAACTATTGctattgactcaattctgactcatagtgaccctgtaggacagactagaactgccccataggggttccaaggctataagtctttatggaagcagactgccacatctttctcccatgaagcagctggtgggttcaagctgccaaccttttgtttagcagctgagcatttaaccaccttgccaccagggctcctctccttgAGGACAAAAGCGTGAGATCCTGAGATGCCGTGAACCAAGAGGGAATCAAGTTGTACTGCTACTGCGGCTAAGCCTGGACCTATCCCTACAGAGTCCTCTTCCTGCTGCCTGACACCAGACCCCTATCCCTGACCTCTGGGCTCACACTAGTGTCGAGTCTTTCCCCATGGCCCCCAGCCTGTGGCCTAGCATGCTGCGCATGTCATGGGTGACCCCATCCCAGGGCCCTGTGCCGGCCGGCAGTGTCCGGTGCATCCGGGATGCAGGCAGGCTGCCTTCCCGGCCTCCCCCCAGGGCTGAAGGTGCTGTGGTGGTGACCATGGGCCCAAGGGGGACCCCAGGCTCCGGGCAGGACAAGTAGGAGGAATGGCGGAGGGTACCCTGCTGGGGCTGAGCCCTAGGGCTGGCCTTGGAGACCTCGGTGAGACGAGTGGGGTCGTCCTCAAAGGGTGGCGGGGACAGCTCGTGGAGGCCATGGCGAGTAGCCCGGGCGGCACGGAGGAGAGTGTGGGTCAGCACGGCCACCAGGAACAGGGCACCTGAGCCGAGGATGGAGGCAGCTGCCGCGCCCGTCTCAATCTCAAAGAGCAGCAGAGCGTAGATGGACAGCGCTGGGGAGGGAAATgactctcatttattcattcaagaaaAACATCAGCTACCAAGCCCTCAGGAGGCTCCCCCCAAAAGGGAATCATCACAGAAAACCCCACAACATACCAGGCACATACGTGAATTCATTTGGTCCTCTGACCTCCTACAATACATCATCATctccatctccattttacaaataaggaaactgaggcccagagaggttagggGACTCCCCAAAGCTGCCCAGCTAGGAAACCACAGAAGTGATCCCGCTTCACAGGTAtagaaactgaggctgggaaaGGAAGTCcctggcccaaggtcacccagccatgAGCTCAGAGCCACCTTGAAAACCCAGGTCTTATGAAAAGGCGCTCATCATCCTTAGttcaggaaatgcaaatcaaaaccacaatgagataccacttcctaccccctaaaaccaaaaacctgttgccattcacTTGCttttgactcaaggtgacccatgtgttacagagtacaactgctccataggactttcttggctgtaattttttcagaagcagatcaccaggcctttctcctgcagtgctgctgggtgagttcgaatcccaacctttaggttagtagttaagtgcaaattgtttgtgccacccagagatctagaatggctaaaatcaaacaactggacaataacaagtgttggcgagtATGTGGAAAAACTGGAATACTTGTCTGTTGCTGGTGGGAtagctgctttggaaaatagtttgtggttcttcaaaaaacttaagcatagaattaccatatgacccagcaataccaTGCCTAGGTATCtgcccaagagaactgaaagcagggactcaaacaggtacttgtacaccaatgttcactgcagcactttgcacaagccaaaaggtggaaacaactcaagtgtccatcaacagatgagtgaagaaaaacaatgtggtccatccatacagtggaatattgctcagtcattaaaaggaatgaagcactgatacaagctacaacatgaatgaacctagaaaacattatactgaaaagaagccagacacaaaaggccacagagTGTATAATTCCATTGATATGAAATGTTCAGagcaggcaaatctatagagaaagaaagcagatcagtggttgtcaggggctgggAGAGAGAAGAATGGGGAGCAACTGCTAATGGGTGTGGGGCTTCCTTTTGAGGTGATGAGAATGTTCtagaactagatagaggtggtggctgcacaacgttgtgaatggactaaatgtcACTCTATTgtgcactttaaaatggttaaaatgaagatgcatcaattggtcctaacccacctggagcaaaggagaatgaagaacaccaaagacaaaaggaaaatattagcccaagagacagaaacggccacataagccagagactccatcagcctgagaccagaagaattagacggtgcctggctatcatcaatgaccaccctgacagggaacacaacagacagtccctgccagagcaggagaaaagtgtggagcagaactcataaattcttgtaaaaagaccagacttaatagtctgactgagattggaggaacccccaaagccatggccctgggacgctctgttaacccagaactaaaaccattcctgaagcccactcttcagacaaagattagactggactagaagacataaaatgatactcatgaagagtgtgcttcttagttcaagcagatacatgagaccaaatgggcggctcctgtctgaaggcaggatgagaaggcaggaaaggacaggagctggttgaatggacacaagaaacatgggtggaaagggggagtgtgctgttacattataaagagagcagctagggtcagataacaatatgtgtataaatttttgtatgagaaattaacttcagctgtaaactttcacctaaagcacaatttaaaacaacaaaaacaacaaggaaaaaaaaaagcacaaaagaaaCTAGACAAATGATAAGGTACTTTGTAGATGGCATAACTCAGTATTTTAAAGACGTTAATTCTTTCCAAATAAATTCAATGAATTTGCAATAAAAACCTTAAGAGAATTTTTTCATTGAAGCCGAGAAGTTGgttctaaaatttatttctaagagCATAGTGTATTTCTAAGACCATGGTATTACAGAAGATGAGAGAAAAGATGTACTGCCCTTGGTACCAAGGCTTGTTATGAAAACCATGTGATTTAAAAAGTGTAGTATTGATGCAGGAATAGAAAAattgatcagtggaacagaatagggAGCCCAGAAatggacaaaaaggaaaaaaacaaagtagtAAAATGgtaagttttatatgtattttagtacacacacacacacacacacacacacacaaactggtCTTCCAGTTCTGGAGCCCCTGGCTTTGGCTTCCATGGCTCATGGCCTAGGGCATGTTGGCTCTGCCCTCATGACCCTCCCTCCCCTCACCCTGCACCCTAGTTCTGCCCTGAGCAGGCAGCCACCCTGCTACCCTAGTCTTGGATGCCCACCCTCCACCCTGGACCCTCTCCTGACAGGGCACACATTTCACTCTACCCCAGGTGTCGGTGACTTTGGGTAGATCACAGtccctctctggcctcagtttgcTGACCGGAACAACAAGATGGTCAGCAAGGTGACCTTGAGGACCTGTCCTGTTCCTCTGTTGCCCTGTCTGGTGTCCAGTTGGCACTATTCTTGGCTGTTGGCAGCTGTCCTgtgtattgtaggatgtttagcagcatccctggatTCCACTCACTATATGCCAGTAGCATCACCCCCCACCCAgtcgtgacaaccaaaaatgtctccagacagtgCCAAGTGTCCCCTGGGTTGGGACAGAATTGGTCCCTGTTGAGGACCCCTGGTCCAGTCCCCACCCTCGCCTCAGTAACTGGGTCTAGAAAGTACTGACCCACCTTTCTGACCCACTTCTTTGGCATCAATGATGTGCATGGGACCTTGCCTGGCCAATGACAGCATTGCTTCCCCCAGTCATTGTGATTGGTGCAGGGATATCACATGACTCAAGCTTAACCAATCAGAGTCAGCCTTGAGACTTTTGCTCGGAGTAGGAGCTAGAGGAATTCTCTTTCTGCAGCCACTGCTAATAGAAGCCCAGAGCTGATGGGGACTCATTGGCTCCAAGTGGGCTGTTTTGATGCTTTCTCTGGCTCTACCCAGTCTCGCTTTTGAAGATGCCACACTGCATCATATCAGGCATATTAAAACCAGGTCAAGGCCTTATTTTTGCTCTAAACATTTTTGAAAGGACTTCTATAGCCATTCTTTTAACCCTGGCTAATGGTGAACAAATGTTTGGCTGGAGAATTCTTGCTAAGTGGTTGCTTAATCTCACAAAACATCTAAACGGGAGGTGAATGAATTCCAAGTTTAATGCTTAATGAGACTGATGTAATGTTACTTTTTTTTGGCCTTTGTGATTTTTCTCGTTCTTTAAAACTAGGATATTTTATTCTTAGGCCTCCAACATTTTTGCTGGCCCGTGAAAAGGTTTGAGTTTCTAGGCAT
This DNA window, taken from Elephas maximus indicus isolate mEleMax1 chromosome 3, mEleMax1 primary haplotype, whole genome shotgun sequence, encodes the following:
- the TMEM221 gene encoding transmembrane protein 221, with protein sequence MARSYGGRVLAAMTLLGIPAAVLAALGAQLLFQLQAGRAELRGPRAEGLAPGLGAGPGLPEDAAGALLPLAAALAALALVLALTCLLLAALCGHLGAEMARGPGPSRCDWFLYDCRLLRHVALGLFCCGVSVYLAALSIYALLLFEIETGAAAASILGSGALFLVAVLTHTLLRAARATRHGLHELSPPPFEDDPTRLTEVSKASPRAQPQQGTLRHSSYLSCPEPGVPLGPMVTTTAPSALGGGREGSLPASRMHRTLPAGTGPWDGVTHDMRSMLGHRLGAMGKDSTLV